TAAACATCCGTCTCCGCATGCTATCAGTTATCCCTaaccgaactctttacttgtgTTATATTTGCctatgagagccttcgtgctcgagttacttgtatcatcatacagggtgcctcacctagtttgcattaggctcacctttatattccgcaaagcctaatattgcaaagaaagaattaaaatttgtagaaacctattcacccccaccCCCCcaataggtttaccatctctgaactttcaaagTAAACTTATATAGATATTACTTCCTCCATTTCAAAATAATTTACTTTCCGGGTTGTCGGGAGTCAAACCATTTTAAGTTTGTCCAAGTTTATAGGAAAATATATCAATGTCTAAAATGTTGGTGCGTGTTCTGTGGAAAGATGGAACAAGTGGAACATCTTTTTGTTCATTGCCCCTTTGCAAGATCTGTTTGGCAAGCGGTTAAGGAAGAGTTTTCTTTTGCTCTTGGGCCTGAAAGAGCTTGTCAATGACAAATGCGATGATCTTGGCGGTAACTTGCTGGCACATCTGGGAAACATGCAATGTTGCTAATGCGGGCTGTTTGGGTGGCCGCCACGCATGGCGCTAAGATCATATGTGGACATGATTGTCTAGTTCCGCTACAAAACCTCTACTGCTAACAGGTGTGATGTCCTATCTTACACCACGATGGAATCGACCGCCAGCAAGGTCGTTTTGCGTAAATGTGGACGCAGCTCTCTTCCAGGACGATCGGCGAATGGGCTGGGGGCTGTAGCTCGAGATCACTCGGGCACCTACCTTCTTTCTTGCAGTGAAGGAATGGATGTTTTCCTGCGCGAGAACTAGCTGAGGGCTTGGCCATCCGCCGTGCGCTGATTGTGTCGAAGGACCATGGCTTTCAGAACACTGTGGCGATATCAGACTGTCTTTCAATCGTACAGCGAATATTGCCAGTTCAGATCGCTCTTTGGTGGGAAGAGTGATCAGTGACAAAGAATATGGCTTCAAGCTTTGAATCATGTTCTTCCAAATTCTCCAGACTGTGATACAAATGTCGTGGCACATACTGTAGCTCGTAATTCTTTGCTTCCAGTTTGTAATATTTCAGTTAGTGTGATCCTGGATTGTATTCAGGATGAACTCTGTAAAGATGTTGCCTAGTCAATAAAATGCCAGCAttctttctcaaaaaaaaactacAAAGTGCAATAGTCAACTATCACCGTGAATCAGCCGCCAGAATTTTTACCTTTTGTTTAATTGGCTGTGATCGCCAACCAAATACACAAGGCAATGAAGGACACATGAAAAAAAGACACAGAAAAACATTGATTTCCCTCACAATGCTTAGAGATCACTCACCAAAATTTTAATGTATCCTTCACCGTTGTTAACAGACATTTCTACAGAAACAACTTTCAGTACCACCCGCAAAATTgtgaaaaaaaaagaaaggaatACAGAGAAGAAAAGAACCTAAGTGTTAGTTTCTGTGTCGAGGTCGTATACCAAAGGCAATCCAGGCAAAAGCACCCAAGGTTGACGTGAGTCCCATGATGCTTCAAGATGTGTTCATGTTGTTCGTGAAATCTGGAGCAAGATGTGTTGACAGCCCAGTAGATCCTTGAGATATACTCTGCTTGTGCTCATGAAATCTGGAGCTGCTAGTTGCTCAATTAATCTGGAGCTCATAGCGGATAATGGGCAAGTTCCACGCTCCGCATCTTCTCAGTCATCGGGATCCATCTCCTCGTCTTGCTCAGAGGATTTGTTACTGTCTCTTCTATCAGATTCCTGTTGTGTGTCTTGGCTAGAGTCATCTTCAGTCAGCTCACCCTCATAATCCTCACTCTGAGGTTCGTTATTCTTCGTGGAAACCATTGCCAGGCTGCGGACCATCCAATCAGGGCACTCTTCTTCGCCTCCAAAAAGGAGCCAGCCATGCTTATCTTTCACCGGCTGAATGGCAGGTGACTTTGGTGTTCTGCAAGTGCACTCCGGTGACGGGTGCGCAAGAAAAGATACAGGTTTTGACATCATAGCTGACATTACAATGCCTTCTATGCCCGCACTATTATTCAGATGCTGACGTGCAGCCATTGTCCAATTTCGTGGTGGGTGATACAGATGATCGCTGACATTTTCGAACAGTGTAGCAACAGTCTTTCTGTTCATATGAAAATTGAGGAAACACAATCATGTGAAATTACATAACATAAGCAATTCACATTGTCAAAAGATGCTTTCGAACGCTACCTAATGTATGCTACTAAAATCTCGAGTGGTTAGATGGTGTTACTGTACATAGCTACTGCATAGCATGCAAACTACTTAAATACCGCATGCGCCATTTGTTATTACTGTTTTCCAAGAAAAAGGTTCGAATGACTTTTTAAGAAAGAAAAAACATTTTTAAGTTGTAAGCAAACTGTAATAAACCACTAGTACTGATAATAGTCATGTTATACCTGTCGGGTCTATAGGTTATACCAGACGGAGTTTGGTATAACCGGTGCCCCATGATCAAACTTGAGTAGTCCGGCCAACCACTCCCATCATTGTGAAACCCAGGGAAGAATGCGTCAGCTTGAACAGAAACAAAATAATCGAGCGCGTCCCAGAGCAACCGATGGGCTTGCCTCCTAAATTCAATTGGCGATGGATCAGGTTCTGTGTCATTCTCACCAATCCATCCATACCATCCTTCTTTCTCATGGGCATAAAATGGTCTTGCAGGAGGTGGAGGCTGCGGCCTCGGACGAGGCCCTGCTTTCTTCCACTCCTCAATGAGTTCCTTCTCGCTCTTGGGAGGTGGGGGATGTGGCATATCTGAGGACAGAGGAGCCTCTGGGCCAACTAAATCAGATAGCTCCCTCTGACTACATAAGGAAGTGCGGTCAACTAAGTTGGCATACATAGCTCGTAGAGGAATAAGCACTCTTTGCCCACCAAAGGTCTCAGAACCAGCCAAGTATATTATCGTAGTTGATGGATAACCTAATGCTTGGAGAAGAATTCCAACCTGTAAGTGCAAATTGATTGGAACATAGCATTGTCAGTAAGCATCTATTACGAGTTAAACACAGTAATAAGCAAACTGTATTAACATGATTTAATGAAAGAGCACAGTAAGAGAATCGTGGAAGAGCAATGAGACACAGTGCTAACTGTATTTCTTGAAAAGAACCAAAAAAATACATTATGTTCTCAAAGAATACCATTTTGAACAAGGAAAGTGGTACCCCAAAAGTATAATGCACGAATGGCCAAGGGATAGAAAACCTGATCAAGTTTAAGAAGTCTCTCTTAATCCCTGACTAAATTTTGTATATCTTCGTTTTCTAGACATGTATGTACCTGATGTTGCACGGTTAGAAGCTAAGATTATTTTTCTCGGATATCCAATATGCATATGAATAAGGCTTTCGTATCTCATATTTCTCAGCTGAAGCTCAATACGTTGAACTTTGCAATTGCACACGAGGTTTAAACAAGTGTACATAAAACCACCCTAAGTTGGTCTAGTTTTGTAACCCTTTGACTTCCAATTTAACGGATTCTGCAAGGTAATTGGGAAGGTCTGAAGCACTACTACAATTTTCAATTAAGAGGAGCAAAGTTAACTCAAATTTGTCTATCAAGAGAATAGTTCCATCCCAGATACGAAACAAAATTGACTTTAGCAAACCATTATAAACAACCTCACCTCTTCTGGCATGAGTGGACATGAACCATTTATCTTTATGGACACTGAATCAACTGATAGCTGTTCCTTTACAGTTCCTCGTTTGATCATCTGACTCCTTCTATATTGAATAAGTTCTGTATGGATGTCCTAGAAAAAATCAAGTGGCTACCACTCAGATATTTCGCACATAGATATTCAACAGAAGTTCATCCAAcccttcacatcagaaggcaaCACTACCAACCTGGAAAAGTTCAGCACAACCATGAAAAGCTAGAGTATCTCTTAGCAATCCTGGGTGATATGCTAGATAAGGACGACCAGATGCTCGCAACCTATACAGAGATACAAGAGCTTATGAGAACAAGAAAAGCATATCCAAATAGAAGATCCATATCCTATAATTGAAGAAATTTGAAAGGGTAATATTTTCAGTTTTACACAGTTTCTCCCCAGTACAAGGAAACAAACCAGAACGCAGAAGGCAACATCTCGTTTTCTTGGTTACAGCGAATGCAAGCGAAGTACTGGATCAGGCTACTGGCAACTACAGATAAAATTAAGAACACAAACTAATCATACAAATATGACAAAGACGGGAAGCATCACCTTCCCACTATTTGGCTCCCAAGGGACCGAATTTCTGGACGGAACTTGAGAGCATGGAAAGCTACCCTGCACCTAAGTCTCTGAAGTTCCTCCAAGCTTGCAGGAAGAATTGACTGCAGAAAAGGCACGCAGAGGCTCTCTAAATCCACAATGTACCACAAACCAAAAAGAACATAAATTTAGTGGGACCTGGAGAATACCTGGAGACATTTACCTCCATTAATGATTATCCCAATGACTTTTGATTTGACAAGTCTGGGCAAGACATCGGTGGTGTAATATTCTGAAGTGGCTGTATTCCTAGGAGATACTGTGGGGAATTTTATCTTTTTTCTAGCCTCTCTAAGATCCTTGGGCAAACCCCGCACAACAGGCACATCATCGGAAAGTGCAGCAATGAAGTGTTCCTCATCATAGAGATACGAAAAACTTTTGAATTTTGAACTGCAAGAGAAGACAGAGTATTAGTAATAGATAAACCAGCAAACTGGCTATCAAAAAGCGGAAGAAGACAGTGACCTTATGCCTTTTGCACGAGTTGTCGCTTGTATTTCAGGAATAACAAGAGTGGCATTTAAGAGCCTGGCAACAGCGACAAGATCACAGATCTAAAAAATTTGGAAATATGTCATGATCCTAGGGCATAATTGGTATCAGAAGTGGTAATTTCCATAACGAAACTTACAGAAGACTGTATCTTCTCAAAGCCACCATAAATCTTTGCATAAATAAAACCATTATGGTTAGCTGGAGCTGCAACATGGTGTATCAAACAAATCAGACCATGGTTTAAGAATGGTTTGAATtggaagaaaagaaaaaaaggtgaTAGAAATATTATATTTACTGGAAACAAAAATAGCACCATTTTAATTAACAAAAACTTCCTGAAATGGTATATGTTCTACAGTACTTAAAGATGTAGTGTCAAACTTTCAAACTAAAAGAGTAAAAAAAACATACAGTCATACAGAGGAGAAAAACTCATGAAATCAGTAAGCAAGTCTAAGACCAACTACATTGTAGTGGTGAGTGGTGAGTAGTGACTAAAAGGCTTGCCAAGAAAGAGGGGGGTGGAGGGCTGAATAAACCAAAATGAATCCAAGAATAAAATGATATAATGTGTGAAATAAAAGGATCAAGCATGTCAACATGTGAAAAAGGTAGGTTGCCTGGTGCTATTACAGAATACTTTAGGAAAAAAACAAAATTCAAACATAGTAGGTGTTAAGTTGAGAGCTAACGTACCAGGGTAGTTTTTTCTAGGCTTTGCATAGGGGTGTAGGTGATCAAGTGTCCGTAGCGGACCCCACAATCTACGGGGTCGAGGCCTCTGCCAAAATTACAAAGGAATGGAGAAAAAGTCTTGCATCAAGATATGGAACTCAAAGTCTAGTTCATTATCCAAGTTGCACATTACTTGAGAGAGTTAAATTTGACAGCCTGACA
This Lolium perenne isolate Kyuss_39 chromosome 1, Kyuss_2.0, whole genome shotgun sequence DNA region includes the following protein-coding sequences:
- the LOC127345638 gene encoding protein EMBRYO SAC DEVELOPMENT ARREST 30, translating into MLLKSKFKLATAIGIVLSVLSLLVHLFLANYSAGGITKYSLHMDDVLPFGSRPRPRRLWGPLRTLDHLHPYAKPRKNYPAPANHNGFIYAKIYGGFEKIQSSICDLVAVARLLNATLVIPEIQATTRAKGISSKFKSFSYLYDEEHFIAALSDDVPVVRGLPKDLREARKKIKFPTVSPRNTATSEYYTTDVLPRLVKSKVIGIIINGGKCLQSILPASLEELQRLRCRVAFHALKFRPEIRSLGSQIVGRLRASGRPYLAYHPGLLRDTLAFHGCAELFQDIHTELIQYRRSQMIKRGTVKEQLSVDSVSIKINGSCPLMPEEVGILLQALGYPSTTIIYLAGSETFGGQRVLIPLRAMYANLVDRTSLCSQRELSDLVGPEAPLSSDMPHPPPPKSEKELIEEWKKAGPRPRPQPPPPARPFYAHEKEGWYGWIGENDTEPDPSPIEFRRQAHRLLWDALDYFVSVQADAFFPGFHNDGSGWPDYSSLIMGHRLYQTPSGITYRPDRKTVATLFENVSDHLYHPPRNWTMAARQHLNNSAGIEGIVMSAMMSKPVSFLAHPSPECTCRTPKSPAIQPVKDKHGWLLFGGEEECPDWMVRSLAMVSTKNNEPQSEDYEGELTEDDSSQDTQQESDRRDSNKSSEQDEEMDPDD